A window of Erpetoichthys calabaricus chromosome 12, fErpCal1.3, whole genome shotgun sequence contains these coding sequences:
- the LOC114661855 gene encoding transcription factor MafK-like isoform X3: MSSDSRSSKALQVKSESGENVPILSDDQLMSLTVRELNHHLRGLSKEEVLRLKQRRRTLKNRGYAASCRVKRVSQKEALEQQKQELQHEVQRLSWENASMRQELDDLNARFEALQRFARSVAHGPVTPHKVNSTSVITIVKSGVQQNS, translated from the coding sequence GTGAAGAGCGAGTCTGGGGAGAACGTACCCATCCTTTCAGATGATCAGCTGATGTCCCTGACTGTACGAGAGCTGAACCACCACTTGCGGGGCTTGTCGAAAGAGGAGGTCCTGCGGCTAAAGCAGCGTCGTCGTACTCTAAAGAATCGAGGCTACGCAGCAAGCTGTCGGGTGAAGCGGGTCTCCCAGAAGGAAGCGCTGGAGCAGCAGAAGCAGGAACTGCAGCATGAGGTGCAGCGGCTCAGCTGGGAGAATGCCAGTATGCGCCAGGAGCTAGATGACCTCAACGCCCGATTTGAAGCCCTGCAGAGGTTTGCACGCTCTGTGGCACACGGGCCAGTTACGCCACATAAAGTGAACAGCACCAGTGTCATCACCATTGTCAAGTCAGGAGTGCAGCAGAACTCTTAG